A region of Pasteurellaceae bacterium Orientalotternb1 DNA encodes the following proteins:
- a CDS encoding transcriptional regulator — protein MNLNDLKKELLADPNVKAEYDRLGSQYEIINELIKLRKEQGITQKELARRTGLKQSAVSRLETGNYNPSLAFLERIAQGIGKELHIEFR, from the coding sequence ATGAACTTGAACGACCTTAAAAAAGAGCTATTAGCAGACCCAAACGTAAAGGCAGAATATGACCGTTTAGGCAGTCAATATGAAATTATCAACGAGCTGATTAAGCTACGCAAAGAGCAAGGTATTACACAAAAAGAGCTGGCAAGAAGAACAGGACTAAAGCAGTCAGCAGTAAGTCGCTTAGAGACTGGAAACTACAACCCCTCGCTTGCTTTTTTAGAACGGATTGCCCAAGGTATAGGGAAGGAATTACATATCGAATTTAGATGA
- a CDS encoding addiction module toxin RelE, giving the protein MTDEPKWELVFYKTENDKTPVVEFIKGLPNKLQAKALKDLELLETHGNDLTMPYSRAMGNGIFELRISQSGNNARIFYFFRVGNRIILTNGFIKKTQQTPPRELEKALRYKQDYEQREASK; this is encoded by the coding sequence ATGACAGATGAACCTAAATGGGAGCTTGTTTTTTACAAAACAGAAAACGATAAAACCCCAGTGGTTGAATTTATTAAAGGATTACCGAATAAGTTACAGGCAAAAGCCTTAAAAGATTTAGAGTTGCTAGAAACTCACGGCAATGATTTAACTATGCCTTACTCAAGAGCAATGGGAAACGGCATCTTTGAGCTACGCATTTCACAATCTGGCAATAATGCCCGCATCTTTTATTTTTTTAGAGTGGGCAACCGCATTATTCTAACGAATGGCTTTATTAAAAAGACCCAACAAACACCGCCAAGAGAGCTTGAAAAAGCATTGAGATATAAACAAGACTACGAACAACGAGAGGCAAGCAAATGA
- a CDS encoding DNA-binding protein: MYTIAETAQFKAQVEKVWNEDERLAFISFIAENPLAGDAIPQANGLRKIRWQASGRGKRGGARVIYFNLLENGLIVLLSIYTKNEKENLSPQEIKQLKGKKDEK; the protein is encoded by the coding sequence ATGTACACCATTGCCGAAACAGCTCAATTCAAAGCACAAGTAGAAAAAGTCTGGAATGAAGACGAGCGGTTAGCCTTTATTAGCTTTATCGCAGAAAATCCGTTGGCGGGCGATGCTATTCCACAGGCTAACGGCTTGCGTAAAATTCGTTGGCAAGCAAGCGGACGAGGTAAACGGGGTGGTGCGAGAGTGATTTACTTCAACCTATTAGAAAACGGCTTGATTGTGCTTTTAAGCATTTATACCAAGAACGAAAAAGAAAACCTATCACCGCAAGAAATCAAACAGTTAAAGGGGAAGAAAGATGAAAAATGA
- a CDS encoding peptidase C39, which yields MTMSHQESSFQTQRDLALSALIILADFHHISVNREQLKHQFDVHGNGLSETSWLLAAKSLGLKAKKIKKSIERIPFLHLPAMIWRDDGNHFILGKIDEDSNRYLVQDLAQEQTLILDEEEFREIYQGELMVVASRASILGSLSKFDFTWFIPAVVKYRRILIEVLVVSVVLQVFALISPLFFQVVMDKVLVHQGFSTLNVVAIGLTIVVVFEIILSGVRTYIFSHTTSRIDVELGARLFRHLLALPISYFETRRVGETVARMRELEQIRIFLTGQALTSVLDLVFSFIFIAVMWYYSFWLTLVVIISLPCYAIWSATISPILRHRLNDKFARNADNHSFLVESISAMNTIKSMAVSPQMTESWDKLLASYVNSSFKVTKLAVIGQQGVQLIQKLVMVINLWLGAHLVISGDLTVGQLIAFNMLASQVASPVIRLAQLWQDFQQVGISVSRLGDILNSPTENPKSTLSLPEIQGDISFDKVSFRYRLDSVDVLNELSLTIKVGEVIGVVGRSGSGKSTLTKLIQRLYIPTRGRVLVDSNDLSLVDPSWLRRQIGVVLQDNVLLNRSIRDNIALSEPAMSMEKVIQAAKLAGAHEFITELSEGYDTIVGEHGASLSGGQRQRIAIARALVTDPRILIFDEATSALDYESENIIMKNMKQICQGRTVIIIAHRLSTVRNADRIIVMDKGKLMEEGNHSTLLEKQGLYYYLHQLQLNG from the coding sequence ATGACTATGTCTCATCAAGAATCATCTTTTCAAACTCAACGTGATTTAGCATTATCTGCTTTAATTATCCTAGCTGATTTTCATCACATTTCTGTTAATCGAGAACAGCTTAAGCATCAGTTTGATGTACATGGCAATGGTCTAAGTGAAACATCATGGCTTTTAGCCGCTAAAAGTCTCGGACTAAAAGCTAAAAAAATCAAAAAATCAATCGAACGGATCCCATTTCTTCACTTGCCCGCCATGATCTGGCGAGACGATGGAAACCACTTTATCTTAGGTAAAATTGATGAAGACTCTAATCGTTATTTAGTTCAAGATTTAGCACAAGAGCAAACGCTCATTTTAGATGAGGAAGAATTCAGAGAAATCTATCAAGGCGAATTAATGGTCGTGGCTTCCCGGGCTTCCATTCTAGGGTCACTTTCAAAATTTGATTTTACTTGGTTTATCCCTGCTGTTGTTAAATACCGCCGTATCTTGATTGAAGTATTGGTTGTTTCTGTTGTTTTGCAAGTTTTTGCCTTGATCTCACCGCTTTTCTTCCAAGTGGTTATGGATAAGGTACTAGTTCACCAGGGCTTTAGCACATTAAATGTCGTCGCTATTGGTTTAACTATCGTTGTCGTCTTTGAAATTATACTGAGTGGCGTTCGTACTTATATATTTTCACATACTACCAGTAGGATAGATGTAGAATTAGGTGCAAGGCTATTTAGACATTTACTCGCACTTCCTATTTCCTATTTTGAAACGCGACGTGTTGGTGAGACTGTCGCACGAATGCGAGAGTTAGAACAAATTCGAATATTTCTTACAGGGCAGGCACTTACTTCAGTATTAGACTTAGTATTTTCATTTATTTTTATTGCCGTCATGTGGTATTACAGTTTTTGGCTAACGCTAGTAGTGATCATTTCCTTACCTTGTTATGCCATTTGGTCAGCGACTATTAGCCCAATATTGCGTCATCGACTAAACGATAAATTTGCTCGAAATGCCGATAATCACTCATTCTTAGTCGAATCTATTAGTGCAATGAATACTATTAAGTCAATGGCAGTAAGTCCTCAAATGACAGAAAGCTGGGATAAATTGCTTGCCAGTTATGTTAACTCAAGTTTTAAAGTGACTAAACTAGCAGTTATTGGTCAACAGGGCGTACAGTTAATTCAGAAATTAGTCATGGTTATTAATTTATGGCTAGGTGCTCATTTAGTCATTAGCGGTGATCTCACTGTAGGACAGTTGATTGCATTTAATATGCTTGCAAGCCAAGTCGCCTCCCCCGTTATACGCTTAGCACAACTTTGGCAAGACTTCCAACAAGTGGGTATTTCCGTAAGCCGCCTTGGGGACATTTTAAATTCACCAACAGAGAATCCTAAAAGCACACTCTCTTTACCAGAGATTCAGGGTGATATTTCTTTCGACAAAGTCTCTTTCCGCTATCGTCTAGATAGCGTAGATGTCTTAAATGAACTATCTCTAACGATTAAAGTAGGTGAAGTCATTGGAGTTGTTGGAAGATCTGGATCAGGGAAAAGTACCTTAACTAAACTCATACAAAGGCTCTATATCCCAACACGAGGAAGAGTATTAGTTGATAGTAACGATCTTTCTTTGGTTGACCCATCTTGGCTAAGACGGCAAATAGGCGTGGTACTACAAGATAACGTGTTGTTAAACCGTTCAATTCGAGACAATATCGCACTCAGTGAGCCTGCTATGTCAATGGAAAAAGTAATACAGGCAGCTAAGCTAGCTGGAGCTCATGAATTTATAACAGAGTTATCTGAAGGCTACGACACTATTGTTGGAGAACACGGTGCTAGTTTATCTGGCGGACAAAGACAACGTATAGCTATTGCTCGAGCACTAGTTACTGATCCTAGGATTCTTATTTTTGATGAAGCCACAAGTGCTCTCGACTATGAATCAGAAAATATTATTATGAAAAATATGAAACAAATTTGTCAGGGTCGAACCGTCATTATTATTGCTCACAGACTTTCTACAGTGCGAAATGCAGACAGAATTATTGTCATGGATAAAGGTAAATTGATGGAAGAAGGCAACCATTCCACATTACTCGAAAAGCAAGGACTTTATTACTACCTGCATCAATTACAATTAAATGGATAA
- a CDS encoding hemolysin D, translated as MKIQLQALCDLFKRYVTIFQEVWASRKQLDGLQRYQDENAFLPAHLELIESPVSALPKWTARLISAFLLLSLIWATFGKIDIVAVAPGKITPSGRSKTIQSIETMVVKQVHVRNGETVRKDQLLMELTALGAKADQKKSEEALKIAKLGQLRHRALLNAIQQDHLPSLEEDEESKKIINSNDSLFVQEQQLGVREYKAWQAQKQRLFATIEQKREEQKTTEISINRLSLTKEYENKRLSDLKSLYEKNGVSKHEYLSQEQRFIEVENQLEEQQSKLNELKASLIQVEQQYQEFVESYQRDILTQLRKYNENVNQLIPEVEKAKQRQQFTEIRSPVNGTVQQLQTYTIGGVVTTAQPLMVIVPIEDQLEVEAMISNKDIGFIKKGQEVILKVDAFPYTRYGHITGRVKNISFDAIKDEKLGLVFIATVSMDRNALSVEGEKIPLIAGMTISAEIKTGNRSVMDYLLSPLRTTIDKSLRER; from the coding sequence ATGAAAATACAATTACAAGCCTTATGTGACTTATTCAAACGCTATGTCACTATTTTCCAAGAGGTATGGGCTAGCCGAAAACAATTAGATGGTTTGCAACGATATCAAGATGAAAATGCATTCTTGCCTGCTCATCTTGAATTGATCGAAAGCCCTGTCTCTGCACTTCCTAAATGGACTGCTCGTCTGATTAGTGCCTTTCTATTGTTATCTTTGATTTGGGCAACATTTGGTAAAATAGATATTGTTGCTGTTGCTCCAGGTAAAATTACACCTAGCGGACGCAGCAAAACGATTCAGTCTATTGAAACCATGGTAGTTAAACAAGTTCATGTTCGTAATGGCGAGACTGTACGTAAAGATCAATTACTAATGGAATTAACCGCTTTAGGTGCCAAAGCAGATCAAAAAAAATCAGAAGAAGCATTAAAAATAGCTAAATTAGGGCAGCTACGCCATAGAGCATTACTAAATGCAATTCAGCAAGACCATCTCCCCTCATTAGAAGAAGACGAAGAGAGCAAAAAAATTATTAATTCGAACGATTCTCTCTTTGTTCAAGAACAGCAACTGGGGGTTCGTGAATATAAAGCTTGGCAGGCACAAAAGCAACGGTTGTTTGCAACAATAGAACAAAAAAGGGAAGAACAGAAAACAACTGAGATCAGCATAAATCGGCTGAGTTTAACAAAAGAATATGAAAATAAACGACTTAGTGATCTCAAATCGTTATATGAAAAAAATGGAGTATCAAAGCATGAATACCTGTCCCAAGAACAACGATTCATTGAAGTAGAGAACCAGTTAGAAGAACAACAGAGTAAACTAAACGAGCTAAAAGCTAGTCTTATTCAAGTAGAACAACAGTATCAAGAGTTTGTAGAGTCCTACCAACGAGATATATTAACCCAATTACGTAAGTACAATGAAAATGTTAACCAACTCATTCCTGAAGTTGAAAAAGCAAAACAGCGCCAGCAATTCACCGAAATTCGCTCTCCTGTAAATGGAACCGTACAGCAATTGCAGACTTATACAATTGGAGGTGTTGTAACGACAGCCCAGCCTTTAATGGTTATCGTCCCAATAGAAGATCAACTCGAAGTAGAGGCAATGATTTCAAATAAAGATATTGGTTTTATCAAAAAAGGACAAGAAGTCATCTTAAAAGTAGATGCTTTCCCCTACACAAGATATGGACACATTACAGGTAGGGTCAAAAACATCAGTTTTGATGCTATTAAAGATGAAAAACTAGGGTTAGTGTTTATTGCAACTGTTTCTATGGATAGAAATGCATTAAGTGTTGAAGGAGAAAAAATTCCTTTAATTGCGGGAATGACTATTTCTGCAGAAATTAAAACTGGCAATCGAAGCGTAATGGATTATTTATTAAGTCCACTAAGAACGACCATCGATAAAAGCCTCAGAGAACGGTAA
- a CDS encoding XRE family transcriptional regulator: MVQAVIADDPEAEAIQSELSAALAEVKAGNYARTTQAAISPIAETRHKAGLSQRLFAERLGISVNTLKSWEQGKRQPSGSALALMKLITKNPELIAELA; this comes from the coding sequence ATGGTGCAAGCCGTGATTGCGGACGACCCCGAAGCTGAAGCGATTCAAAGCGAGCTATCCGCAGCGTTGGCAGAAGTCAAAGCGGGGAATTATGCCCGCACGACACAAGCGGCTATTTCACCGATTGCCGAAACCCGACACAAAGCGGGACTATCTCAACGGCTTTTTGCTGAACGACTAGGCATTTCAGTCAATACGCTCAAATCGTGGGAACAAGGCAAACGCCAACCAAGCGGATCGGCTTTGGCATTGATGAAGCTAATCACTAAGAACCCTGAACTTATCGCAGAATTAGCGTAA